ACGCGCGCGCCCCCTTCCGCTTTCGCCCGCGGGCCGGCTACCATCCGCGCCCGCGGTGCCCACACGACACGAGAGGAGCCGACCGATGCTTGCCGGACGCATGATGGACTTTCCCCTCACCCTCACGCATTTCCTCGAACGCGCGCGCACGTTCTTCGGTCGCAACGAGATCGTCTCGCGCCTGCCCGACAAGACCCTCGTCCGCTCCACCTACGCGGACTTCCACCGCCGCACGGGCAAGCTCGCGAACGCGCTGTCGCGCCTCGGGGTCGGGCAAGGCGACAGGGTCGCCACGCTCTCGTGGAACCACCAGCGCCACCTCGAGGTCTACCTCGGCGCGCCGGCCATGGGCGCCGTCGTCCACACCTTGAACCTGAGGCTCCACCCGAACGAGCTCGGCTACATCGCCAATCACGCCGAGGACAAGGTCGTCGTCGTCGACCGCTCCCTCCTGCCGCTCTTTCGCAAGTTCGCCGATCAGGTCCGCTCAGTCCGGCACGTCATCGTCATCCCCGACCTGCCGGGCGATACGAAGACGAGCGCCGAGATCGATTACGAGGAGCTCATCGCCCCCGAAAAAGACGAGTTCGCCTGGCCCACGCTCGACGAGCGCAGCGCCGCGATGATCTGTTATACGTCGGGCACCACGGGCAACCCGAAGGGCGTCGTGTACAGCCATCGCTCGACGGTCCTGCACAGCCTCGTCTCGTGCATGGCCGACACCATCGGCGTCCGCGAAGGCGACACCGTCCTGCCCGTCGTGCCCATGTTCCACGCCGCCGCCTGGGGCCTGCCGTATTCGGCCATCGCCGCAGGATCACGCATCGTCTTCCCCGGCCCGCACCTCGACCCGCAGAGCCTGCTCGACCTCATGGCCGCCGAGAAGGTCACGCTCGCCGCCGGCGTGCCGACGATATGGCTCGGCATCCTCCAGCTCCTCGATCAGCACCCGGGCAAGTGGGACCTCTCCACGGTGCGCTCCATGGTCATCGGCGGCTCGGCGGCGCCGCCGTCCCTCATCGACGGCTTCAAGGCGCGGCACGACCTCGACGTCACGCACGCCTGGGGGATGACCGAGACGAACCCGCTCGGCACCCTCGCGCGGGTCAAGAATGGTTTGTCCGGCAGCGACGACGCGACGAAGCTCGGGTGTAAAGCGTCGCAGGGGTATGCCGTGCCGTTCGTCGAGCAGCGGCACGTCGGCGAGGACGGCGCGGTCTTGCCCTGGGACGGCGAGACCATGGGCGAGCTCGAGGTGCGCGGGCCCTGGGTCGCCTCCTCGTATTTCGGCGCCGAGGGGGCCGATCGGTTCACCGAGGATGGCTGGTTCAAGACGGGCGACGTCGTCACGATCGATCACGAGGGGTACCTGCGCATCACCGATCGGTCGAAGGACGTCATCAAATCGGGCGGCGAGTGGATCAGCTCGGTCGCGCTGGAGAACGCGCTGATGAGCCACCCGGCCGTGCTCGAGGCGGCCGTCTTCGCGGCGCGGCACCCGAAATGGACCGAGCGGCCGCTCGCGGCGATCGTGCTCAAGGAGGGCAAGACGGCCACGAAGGAGGAGCTCTCGGCCCACATCGAGGCGAAATTCGCGAAATTCTGGCTGCCGGACGATTACGTGTTCATGGCCCAGATCCCGCGCACCTCGACCGGCAAGTTCCTGAAGACGAAGCTGCGCGAGCTCCACGGCGATCACCTCGAAAAGCAGGGCGCTTCGGACTAACGCTCGGCGCGCGCGCCCTCTCCGCGCGCGGGCGCTTCGCGCTGGACCTCGCCACCGCCGTCCACTAAGACCACGCGGCCAAGCCGCCCCGGCCCGCGAGGTCATCCCATCATGGACCGCTCCGCCTACGACGCCCTGTTCGCCCTCGAGAAGAACCATTTCTGGCGGGTCGCGCGCCGCACCATGTTGCTCGAGATCCTGGGAGAGACGCTGCCCGCGCGGCGCCCCGCGCGGCTGCTCGACGTGGGCGGCGCCTGCGCGCTGATCTCCCGCGAGATGCAGCGGTTCGGCGAGGTGATCATGGTGGAGCCGGACGCGGAGACGGCGGCGTTCGCGCGGCGGGAGCTCGGCTGTGACGCGCGCGTCGGCGCCCTGCCCGACGCGCTGCCGGTGGAGGGGACCTTCGATGGGATCACGCTCCTCGACGTCCTCGAGCACATCGACGACGAGGTCCCGGCCCTCCGCGCCCTGAAGCGCCTCCTCCGCCCCGATGGGCTCTTGCTCGTGACCGTCCCCGCCCTGCCCTTTCTCTGGAGCTCCCACGACGTGGCGGTGCATCACCGGCGGAGATACGTCCGCCGCACCTTGCTCGAAGCGCTGCGCGAAGGCGGGTTCGAGGTGGAGCGCGTCTCTTATTTCACGTCGCTGCTGCTGCCCGTCCTGGCAGCCCAGCGGATCGCCGATCGGCTGCGCAGAGGTGTGCCGGACGAGGCGCGTTATCAGGTGGCGCCGCCCCCGGCGCCGATCAACGCCGCCTTCGGCGCGGTGATGGACCTCGAGCGGGCCCTCCTGCGGCGATTCGATATGCCCATCGGCTCGTCGCTCGTGGCGATCTGTCGCCACGCCTAACGCACCTCGACCACCTCGTACACCTTCGTCCCCTGCGGCGTCGGCACCTCGGCTTCGTCCCCCTCCGACAAACCCATGAGCGCGGCGCCCAGCGGGCTCGTCGGGGTCACCACCTGCACCTCGGTGGCCCCGACCTTCACGCGTTGCCCGCCCGCGGCGGGAAGGACGAAACACACGAGCTTCGACCCGCGGTGGAGCAGCGTGACCAGCGCCGTCGCGGCGATCCCCTCGCCCGCCCCGAACGAGCGCACGGTGATCGAGCTCAAGAGCGCGACGGACCGCTCGAGCTCCCGCGCCCGCTCGGCCTGGCCCCGCGCGATGTAGGACGCCTCCGTCGAGCGCATGTCCTTGTCGTTCTCGGGCTTGTTCTCCTCGTGGGTCGCGGCCGCGGCCGCGTCCTGGGCGATCCGCGCCATCGTGCCGAGCTCCTCCGAGAGCCGCGCGCAGACCTCCTTCACGAGCGCCTGTTTGTCGAGCTGCACATCGCCTCCGCTACCGCCCCATCAAGCCACGGACGCCCCACCCCTCGCAAGCGAGACGCGGTACACGAGCCCGCATTTCTCGGCCGTCCCCTCCACATCGTCGATCACCGGCACCCGATACCGCGTGATCTCCTCGATCCCCTCGGCCGGCAGATACGCGCGCCCCGGATCCCCGAGCAAGACAGCCCGCCCCTCGCCCGCCCGCGCGCCGAGCCACGGCATCACCACCCGCGTCATCGCCGCGTCGTAACAAACGTCCCCCGCGAGCACCACGTCCGCCTCCGCCGCCCAGGCCGGCAAACGCGCCTCGCCGAGCACGTCCTCGACGTGCGCCTCGACCACGACGCCCGCGCCCTCCGCGTTCATCGTGATCGCCACCGCGGCGAGCGGATCCGTGTCCACCGCGACCACGCGCGACGCCCCCGCGCGCGCCGCCGCGATCGCGCAGAGCCCCGATCCCGAGGCGAGATCGAGCACGACCTTGCCCCGCACGAGCTCCGGCCGATCGAGGACGAGCCGCGCGATCGCTTGCCCGCCGGACCACGCGAACGCCCAGAAGGGCGGCTCGATCCCGTGCGTCCGGAGAAACGCCTCCGTGGCCTGCCAGAGCGGCGTCACCTCGGTCGCGAGCCGGAGCCGGATCTCGGGCAGGAGCGGCGGCGCGCACGGCGCCGTGTTTTCCTCGATGAATCGCCTCGCCTCGGCCTCGCGCATGGCAAGGCCACGAGCGTACTCGATGCTTGACGACCGCGCGGGAAAAAGGGCAGAAGGGACCGATGTGGGCGAACGCTCGTCTTGCTTTTTATGGTGTGGCCTGCCTGCTCGCCGCGTGTCAGCCGGCGAGGCCTGCCGAGGGCCCGACGGGCGCGCCCCCCACCGTCGCGGTCGAGGGGCCCGAGCCGAGCGGAGAGCCCATCGGCCCCGACGTCTCGAGCCCCGGGGATCAGTTCGAGCTCGTGATCGGCGGCAAGGTCTACTCGGTGGCCGACGGCAAACCCTTCGAGGTGACGCTCGGCGGCGAGCGCTTCGAGGCCACGGTCCGTTCGAAGCAGGTCCTGCACTACATGGGCGGCGGGATCTCCTTCCGATATCCGAAAGAAATGACCCTCGAGGAGGACAAATCCGAGGGCGTCTCGAGCATCACGGTCGAGGCGTCGGATTCGACCTTCGTGATGATCCAGGTCTATTCGGTGGACGTCGACCCCGCCACGGTGAGCTCGTTGCTCGTGAGTGGCATCGAGAAGGAGATGCGCTCGCGCGGCGGGCAATTCTTTCCGGGCAGCGGCGGCGCCGTCAGGAAGCGCATCCGCGGCGAGGACGTCGAGGGCACGCGGCTCGAGTTCACGCTCGCGAAGGAGTCGATGTGGACCGAGATTTACGTCCTCCCGAAGGGAAAGCTCACGATTGCGCTCCTCTTGCAGCGCTCGGACGACGACGCGATCCTGGCCGAGCGTCGCTTCAAGGTGATCACGGACTCCTTGCGTTGACCTTGACAGCGCGCATCTCGTGCGAGACACCGAGGCGCTTGTGAGCGACTCCGTCGACGCTCCGAAAAAAGCCGCGCCGCGCTCGCTCGTGCGGCTCGCCGTTCGCCTCGTGGGCCCGGTCCTGCTCGTGGTCGTGCTCCTGCGCATGCGCGACACGCAAGCGGCGTGGGACGCGCTCCTCTCGGCCTCGCTCCTGCCGCTCGGGCTCGCGTTCCTGCTGAACGCCGGCGTCTGCTGGCTGAAAATGTTGCGCACCGACGCGCTCCTCCAGGCCCGAGGCTACCAATATCCACGGAAACGCGCCTGGCTCGGGTTCCTCGCGACGATCTTCCTCGGCCTCTTCACCCCGGGCCGCGTGGGCGACGTCCTCCGCGCGCAGTACTTTCGCCACGACCTCGGGATGCCGTACTCCGAGGGCGTCGCTGTCGTCGTGGTCGACAGGCTCTGCGATCTTTACGTGCTCGTCGCGTTCGTGGCGATCGGCGTGGCGCGATGGAGCTCGGTCGTCGTCGGCGATCTCGCCCTCTTCACCTGGGGCGGCGTCCTCCTCACGGCGCTCGGCCCGCTCGTCCTGTTCGTGCCCTCGTTCGCGCAGACGGCGATGCGCGCCATTTACAAGAAAATGCCCGGCGACCCCACGGGCGAGGGGTTTGATCGATTCCTGCGGGCCCTGCGCGCCCAGCGCCCGAGGCACCTCGCCTCCGCGGTGGTCCTCACCATCCTCGCGTTCGGGGTGAATTACCTCCAGGGGTATCTCATCGCGCAGTCGCTCCACCTCGACCTCACGCTCTACGACGTCCTTTGCCTGCTCGCGGTCGCCAGCTTGCTCGGCCTCTTGCCGATCTCGGTCTCGGGCCTCGGCGTGCGCGAGCTCTTTTTTTCGGTCGTCTTCCCGGCGCTCGGGCACCCCGGAGAGGCGGGCTTGATCTACGGGCTCGTCGTGTTCCTGGTGATCTACGTGGGCGTCGCGGCGATGGGGTTTGTCGGGTGGCACCTGGCCCCGCCTCCGCTCGGGGGCGAACCGGGGAAAGGCAGGGCGGCGTGAACGAAAGCCCGCGCCCCCACCTCTCCGTCTCCGGCCCTGACGCGGCCCTGCTCGCCTGGATGAGCGCGGCCGTCACGAATGCGGTCGCCATCACGCGCTCCTTCGACTTGCCGCCGCGCCTCGTCACGCGCGTGCTGCACCACGCCTTCGACGCCGGCCATTTCCTCGCCCTCGGCCTCGCCTCGGCCGGGCTCGTCGGCCTCTACCTCCGCTTCGGCCGCGCCCGCCCGCGCGCCTCCGCGGCCGTGTTCGTCGCGCTCTCCCTCGCCCTCGGCGCCCTCGTGTTGCCCCCGGACCTCCGGAATGCGAGCCGGCGCCTCTCCACCGGCCACGCCGCCTGGGCCGAGCCGGCCCTCCTCGCCCTCTTCGTCGCCCTCTTCTCCCTCGCCGTCCCCCTCGCCGCCCTGCTCGGCCGCCTCGCCGCGCGCCCCTACCTCCGCTGGGTCGCCATCGGCCTCGCCGCCGGCCTCGTCTCGGCGAACCCTCTCCTCCTCCCGGGCGATTATGCCGGCCCGCGCCTCTTCGTCGCCTCCGCCGCCGCGGCCCTCCTCGCCGCCGCCCTCGCCGGCGCCGTCTTGCCCGCGCGCCTCGCCCGCCTCGCTGCTCGGGCGCGCCCCCTGCGCGCCCCGCTCCTCGCCGCCGCCTCGCTCGGCGCCGCGGCCTCGCTCGTCGTCCCCCCGCGGTCCTCCGTGGCCATCGGCCTGATGAGCCCGAGCGGCTCGCTCCTGCCGCCCTTCCTCGGCGCCCTCCACGGGGGCACGATCCCGGCCGACGCCCCCGTGCCGCCCGAAAT
The window above is part of the Polyangium spumosum genome. Proteins encoded here:
- a CDS encoding long-chain fatty acid--CoA ligase, with translation MLAGRMMDFPLTLTHFLERARTFFGRNEIVSRLPDKTLVRSTYADFHRRTGKLANALSRLGVGQGDRVATLSWNHQRHLEVYLGAPAMGAVVHTLNLRLHPNELGYIANHAEDKVVVVDRSLLPLFRKFADQVRSVRHVIVIPDLPGDTKTSAEIDYEELIAPEKDEFAWPTLDERSAAMICYTSGTTGNPKGVVYSHRSTVLHSLVSCMADTIGVREGDTVLPVVPMFHAAAWGLPYSAIAAGSRIVFPGPHLDPQSLLDLMAAEKVTLAAGVPTIWLGILQLLDQHPGKWDLSTVRSMVIGGSAAPPSLIDGFKARHDLDVTHAWGMTETNPLGTLARVKNGLSGSDDATKLGCKASQGYAVPFVEQRHVGEDGAVLPWDGETMGELEVRGPWVASSYFGAEGADRFTEDGWFKTGDVVTIDHEGYLRITDRSKDVIKSGGEWISSVALENALMSHPAVLEAAVFAARHPKWTERPLAAIVLKEGKTATKEELSAHIEAKFAKFWLPDDYVFMAQIPRTSTGKFLKTKLRELHGDHLEKQGASD
- a CDS encoding GreA/GreB family elongation factor yields the protein MQLDKQALVKEVCARLSEELGTMARIAQDAAAAATHEENKPENDKDMRSTEASYIARGQAERARELERSVALLSSITVRSFGAGEGIAATALVTLLHRGSKLVCFVLPAAGGQRVKVGATEVQVVTPTSPLGAALMGLSEGDEAEVPTPQGTKVYEVVEVR
- a CDS encoding class I SAM-dependent methyltransferase, with the protein product MREAEARRFIEENTAPCAPPLLPEIRLRLATEVTPLWQATEAFLRTHGIEPPFWAFAWSGGQAIARLVLDRPELVRGKVVLDLASGSGLCAIAAARAGASRVVAVDTDPLAAVAITMNAEGAGVVVEAHVEDVLGEARLPAWAAEADVVLAGDVCYDAAMTRVVMPWLGARAGEGRAVLLGDPGRAYLPAEGIEEITRYRVPVIDDVEGTAEKCGLVYRVSLARGGASVA
- a CDS encoding class I SAM-dependent methyltransferase — translated: MDRSAYDALFALEKNHFWRVARRTMLLEILGETLPARRPARLLDVGGACALISREMQRFGEVIMVEPDAETAAFARRELGCDARVGALPDALPVEGTFDGITLLDVLEHIDDEVPALRALKRLLRPDGLLLVTVPALPFLWSSHDVAVHHRRRYVRRTLLEALREGGFEVERVSYFTSLLLPVLAAQRIADRLRRGVPDEARYQVAPPPAPINAAFGAVMDLERALLRRFDMPIGSSLVAICRHA
- a CDS encoding lysylphosphatidylglycerol synthase transmembrane domain-containing protein, which encodes MSDSVDAPKKAAPRSLVRLAVRLVGPVLLVVVLLRMRDTQAAWDALLSASLLPLGLAFLLNAGVCWLKMLRTDALLQARGYQYPRKRAWLGFLATIFLGLFTPGRVGDVLRAQYFRHDLGMPYSEGVAVVVVDRLCDLYVLVAFVAIGVARWSSVVVGDLALFTWGGVLLTALGPLVLFVPSFAQTAMRAIYKKMPGDPTGEGFDRFLRALRAQRPRHLASAVVLTILAFGVNYLQGYLIAQSLHLDLTLYDVLCLLAVASLLGLLPISVSGLGVRELFFSVVFPALGHPGEAGLIYGLVVFLVIYVGVAAMGFVGWHLAPPPLGGEPGKGRAA